The proteins below are encoded in one region of Rhododendron vialii isolate Sample 1 chromosome 7a, ASM3025357v1:
- the LOC131334505 gene encoding plastocyanin, with protein sequence MATVTSSAITIPSLTTLKSSSKLTATAAKVPAAASFPKFSIKASLKQVGAAVVATVAGAALAGNAMAIDVLLGSSDGGLVFEPSSFSVASGEKIVFKNNAGFPHNVVFDEDGVPSGVDVGKISMSEEDYLNGPGEAYSVTLTEKGTYSFYCAPHQGAGMIGKVTVN encoded by the coding sequence ATGGCAACTGTTACCTCCTCTGCTATCACCATCCCATCCCTCACCACCCTAAAATCTTCTTCGAAACTCACCGCCACCGCCGCCAAGGTTCCGGCCGCGGCTTCGTTCCCGAAGTTCAGCATCAAGGCTTCCCTCAAGCAAGTCGGCGCGGCGGTCGTCGCCACCGTGGCCGGCGCAGCGCTTGCCGGGAACGCGATGGCCATCGACGTCTTGCTCGGGAGCTCCGACGGCGGCTTGGTTTTCGAGCCCAGCAGCTTCTCGGTGGCCTCCGGCGAGAAGATCGTGTTCAAGAACAATGCGGGGTTCCCGCACAACGTGGTGTTCGACGAGGACGGGGTCCCGTCGGGCGTGGACGTGGGAAAGATATCGATGAGTGAGGAGGATTATCTCAACGGGCCTGGGGAGGCTTACTCGGTGACCTTGACTGAGAAAGGTACTTACAGTTTCTACTGTGCGCCTCACCAGGGAGCTGGCATGATTGGGAAAGTGACCGTTAACtag
- the LOC131334504 gene encoding uncharacterized protein LOC131334504 — translation MEKISGLGHLFMTVFLYNFSIFMVIPAITDVTMSALCPGEDECSLAIYLTGIQQAIMGLGTLVMMPLIGNLSDTYGRKSMLTVPMCLTIIPLAILACSREKSYFYAYFVLKTLISMVCEGSVHCLALAYVADNVPENQRASVFGILSGISSSAFVCGNLSTRFLSTPSTFQVSASVAAIATVYMRVLLPESMADEIRRNTKEEEVSISLLDEDRNSRKNQVRVFKTMPSFDDTVSLLRSSLTFSQAAIVAFFTSLGDVGLHAALLYYLKAKFHFSKDQFADLMVINGISGTVSQMVLMPILAPTIGEEKLLSMGLFFNCTHILLYSIAWAPWVPYASAMISLLAVFAHPCIRSIVSKQVGPSEQGKAQGCISGLCSFANAVSPFAFSPLTALFLSANAPFHFPGFSIACAGFAVMIAFVQSIMIRAVHPISSFKVRNYSCVAEP, via the exons atggaaaagaTCTCCGGGTTAGGCCATCTTTTCATGACAGTCTTCCTCTACAACTTCTCCATATTTATGGTGATTCCGGCCATTACTGACGTCACCATGTCTGCACTTTGCCCCGGAGAAGATGAGTGCTCATTAGCCATATACCTCACCGGAATTCAACAAgcg ATAATGGGATTGGGAACGCTGGTGATGATGCCTCTGATAGGGAATCTGTCTGATACTTATGGGAGGAAATCTATGCTCACAGTCCCCATGTGTCTCACCATCATCCCTCTAG CCATATTGGCGTGTAGTAGGGAAAAGAGCTACTTCTATGCTTATTTCGTGCTCAAGACTCTGATTTCCATGGTTTGTGAAGGAAGCGTCCACTGCCTTGCCCTTGCTTACGTT GCGGATAATGTACCGGAGAACCAACGGGCGTCCGTGTTTGGAATCCTTTCGGGGATCAGCTCCTCTGCATTCGTCTGCGGAAACCTCTCCACTCGCTTCCTCTCCACTCCTTCCACCTtccaa GTTTCTGCATCAGTAGCGGCAATAGCGACAGTATACATGAGAGTTTTGCTACCGGAGTCGATGGCAGACGAAATTCGGAGAAATACTAAGGAAGAAGAAGTTAGCATTAGCCTTTTGGATGAAGATAGAAACTCCAGAAAGAATCAAGTCAGAGTGTTCAAAACAATGCCTTCCTTTGATGATACTGTCTCCTTGCTTAGGAGCAG CTTGACATTTTCACAGGCAGCTATTGTTGCGTTCTTTACAAGTCTTGGTGACGTCGGCCTTCATGCTGCATTATTG TACTATTTAAAGGCGAAGTTTCACTTCAGCAAAGACCAGTTTGCTGATTTAATGGTGATTAACGGGATTTCAGGGACCGTTTCTCAG ATGGTTCTCATGCCCATTTTGGCCCCCACCATAGGAGAGGAGAAGCTGCTTTCAATGGGGCTCTTTTTCAACTGTACACAT ATTCTTCTTTACAGCATTGCGTGGGCACCCTGG GTTCCTTACGCTTCTGCAATGATCTCTCTTCTAGCTGTATTTGCACATCCTTGT ATACGAAGCATCGTGTCCAAGCAAGTTGGGCCTAGCGAGCAG GGGAAGGCTCAAGGCTGCATTTCAGGCTTATGTTCCTTTGCTAATGCTGTTTCTCCATTCGCTTTCAGTCCTTTAACAG CTTTATTCCTGTCTGCAAATGCACCATTTCATTTCCCAGGTTTCAGCATTGCTTGTGCCGGATTTGCTGTG ATGATAGCATTTGTTCAGAGCATCATGATAAGAGCCGTTCATCCTATTTCGAGTTTCAAAGTCCGCAATTACAGCTGCGTTGCAGAGCCTTAG